One part of the Quercus lobata isolate SW786 chromosome 7, ValleyOak3.0 Primary Assembly, whole genome shotgun sequence genome encodes these proteins:
- the LOC115953891 gene encoding zinc finger protein ZAT11-like, with protein MTIKRMREDGGIESLDMANCLMLLSHSLETKPRKASRADVFECKTCNRQFPSFQALGGHRSASHKRPKLMGEELKESKKTQNLGNKPKMHECSICGLEFAMGQALGGHMRRHRAMMDGAFSSATTEKKVPVLKRSNSTMVMCLDLNLTPLENDLKLLFGKKAPQIDYTLMI; from the coding sequence ATGACAATAAAGAGAATGAGAGAAGATGGTGGGATAGAGAGCTTAGACATGGCTAATTGTCTAATGTTGCTCTCTCATAGCTTAGAGACCAAGCCCAGGAAAGCCTCACGGGCTGATGTGTTTGAGTGCAAGACTTGTAATCGTCAATTCCCATCGTTTCAAGCTTTGGGTGGCCACAGATCAGCGAGCCACAAGAGACCAAAATTGATGGGGGAAGAACtgaaagagagtaaaaaaactCAGAACTTGGGGAATAAGCCTAAGATGCATGAGTGCTCAATATGTGGGCTTGAGTTTGCTATGGGGCAAGCTTTGGGTGGTCACATGAGGAGGCATAGAGCAATGATGGATGGTGCATTTTCTTCCGCTACAACAGAAAAGAAAGTGCCGGTGCTGAAAAGATCAAATAGTACGATGGTTATGTGCTTGGACTTGAACTTGACACCTTTGGAGAATGATTTGAAGTTACTATTTGGGAAGAAGGCTCCTCAAATTGACTATactttgatgatttga
- the LOC115952132 gene encoding uncharacterized protein LOC115952132, whose translation MVQKACAISIVRGLCDLLVIFSASSVGAICGKRFADCKPYYRFLDKRVACTFKELSTQFTAHFIERHRYKKFTACLMSIKQREEETLRSYISRFNKEALLIDEADDKILVAAFTNGLKKVKFLFSLYKNDLKTMSEMLYRATKYMNAEDTLLAREERPKKRERQEDTR comes from the exons ATGGTGCAAAAAGCGT gcgCTATTTCGATTGTGCGAGGACTATGTGACTTACTGGTgattttttcggcatcatcagttggcgccatctgtgggaagcGTTTCGCAGATTGTAAGCCATATTATCGCTTTCTGGACAAAAGAGTTGCATG caccttcaaggagctaagcaCTCAATTTACTGCACACTTCATCGAGAGACATAGGTACAAGAAGTTTACGGCTTGCTTGATGagcatcaagcagcgagaggaggagacgCTAAGATCCTACATATCCCGCTTCAATAAGGAGGCACTCTTGATCGACGAAGCCGATGACAAGATACTTGTAGCGGCATTCACTAATGGGCTTAAGAAGgttaagtttttgttctccctgtACAAAAACGACCTGAAGACCATGTCAGAGatgctttacagggccaccaagtaTATGAATGCTGAAGACACGCTGCTGGCCCGAGAAGaaagacccaagaaaagagagaggcaaGAAGACACACGGTAG
- the LOC115953942 gene encoding zinc finger protein ZAT11-like, translating to MAMKRMREDGGIESLDMANCLMLLSHSLETKPRKASLVDVFECKTCNRQFPSFQALGGHRASHKRPKLMGEELKGRTKSQTLGNKPKMHECSICGLEFAMGQALGGHMRRHRAMMDGSFSSAAIEKKVPVLKRSNSTRVMCLDLNLTPLENDLKLLFGKKAPQIDFTLMI from the coding sequence ATGGCAATGAAGAGAATGAGAGAAGATGGTGGGATAGAGAGCTTAGACATGGCTAATTGTCTAATGCTACTCTCTCATAGCCTAGAGACCAAGCCCAGGAAAGCCTCACTGGTTGATGTGTTTGAGTGCAAGACTTGTAATCGCCAATTCCCATCATTTCAAGCTCTTGGTGGCCACAGAGCGAGCCACAAGAGACCAAAATTGATGGGGGAAGAACTGAAAGGGCGTACAAAGTCTCAGACCCTGGGAAATAAGCCTAAGATGCATGAGTGCTCAATATGTGGGCTTGAGTTTGCTATGGGGCAAGCTTTGGGTGGTCACATGAGGAGGCATAGAGCAATGATGGATGGTTCATTTTCTTCCGCTGCCATAGAAAAGAAAGTGCCGGTGCTGAAAAGATCAAATAGTACGAGGGTTATGTGCTTGGACTTGAACTTGACACCTTTGGAGAATGATTTGAAGTTACTATTTGGGAAGAAGGCTCCTCAAATTGACTTTactttgatgatttga